The following coding sequences are from one Paenarthrobacter ureafaciens window:
- a CDS encoding IS256 family transposase, translating into MTTNPLEGVLSADQIDALVTAAEDLGEGRNGVEELLARMTRAVLERALETEMSDHLGYESGDPAGQGTGNSRNGKTTKSVQTLQGPVQVTVPRDRNSSFEPVIVPKRARRLGKVEDMILSLYARGMSTRDIGSHLDEIYGTKVSAATISRVTDVIADEVAQWQNRPLESVYPIVYIDAIWLKIRDGGVVVNKACHVAVGVDVEGRKQVLGLWLGTSEGAKFWANVLTEIRNRGAADILILCCDGLTGLPAAVNSIYPQTVVQTCVVHLLRSAMKYASYGARKAMARDMRPIYTAPTVQAAELAMEAFAETWQATAPGAVLAWRNAWEDFTPFLAFTPEIRKVIYTTNQIESINYQLRKITKTRGSFPSDEAAIKLVYLGIRNIETTRGGELGTGTQGWHQALNAFAVQFPNRLPI; encoded by the coding sequence ATGACCACTAACCCCCTTGAAGGCGTTTTGAGCGCCGATCAGATCGACGCGCTCGTCACGGCTGCGGAGGACCTCGGAGAGGGCCGCAACGGTGTTGAGGAACTCCTTGCCCGGATGACCCGCGCGGTCCTGGAACGGGCCCTGGAAACGGAGATGAGCGACCACCTCGGCTACGAGTCCGGGGACCCCGCAGGGCAGGGCACGGGCAACTCCCGCAACGGCAAGACAACCAAGAGCGTTCAGACCCTCCAGGGGCCTGTGCAGGTCACAGTGCCACGGGACCGGAACAGCTCCTTCGAACCGGTCATCGTGCCCAAGCGGGCCCGCCGGTTGGGCAAGGTCGAGGACATGATCCTGTCACTCTACGCCCGCGGGATGAGCACCCGGGATATCGGTTCCCACCTCGATGAAATCTACGGGACCAAGGTCTCCGCCGCGACGATTTCGAGGGTGACGGACGTGATTGCCGATGAGGTCGCCCAGTGGCAGAACCGGCCGCTGGAGTCCGTGTATCCGATCGTCTACATCGACGCGATCTGGCTGAAAATCCGGGACGGCGGCGTGGTGGTGAACAAGGCCTGCCACGTGGCCGTGGGCGTTGACGTGGAGGGCCGCAAGCAGGTCCTGGGCCTGTGGCTGGGCACCAGCGAAGGGGCGAAGTTCTGGGCCAACGTGCTCACCGAAATCCGCAACCGCGGAGCCGCCGACATCCTGATCCTGTGCTGTGACGGGCTCACCGGGCTGCCGGCAGCGGTGAACAGCATCTACCCCCAGACCGTCGTGCAGACCTGCGTCGTGCACCTGCTGCGCTCGGCCATGAAATACGCCTCCTACGGCGCCCGCAAAGCCATGGCCCGGGACATGCGCCCGATCTACACCGCACCGACCGTGCAGGCGGCCGAACTGGCAATGGAGGCCTTCGCGGAAACCTGGCAGGCCACGGCTCCCGGGGCGGTGCTGGCCTGGCGGAACGCCTGGGAAGACTTCACCCCGTTCCTGGCCTTCACCCCGGAGATCCGCAAAGTCATCTACACCACGAACCAGATCGAATCGATCAACTACCAGCTGCGGAAGATCACCAAAACGCGGGGCTCATTTCCTTCCGACGAGGCCGCGATCAAGCTGGTCTACCTCGGGATCAGAAACATCGAAACGACCCGCGGCGGTGAACTCGGAACCGGCACCCAAGGCTGGCACCAGGCACTGAACGCTTTCGCCGTTCAATTCCCCAACCGACTTCCGATCTGA
- a CDS encoding IS3 family transposase (programmed frameshift), with product MARRHAPEQVIAKVRQGQKMLNDGRPMVEVVKELQVTEATWYRWLNQYGSEKNAEASKRTKELEKENARLKRLLAEKELAIDILNEVAKGKFLSPEPRRRAVRMAVEKFGASERFACKVLGQNRSAFRKKKPDMGFEEAQLRSELRAIAMKHPAWGWRKARWHLLAQPAWDGVALNRKRIRRLWRDEGLTCKPRARKKRRTGPGAGEQKRLTAQYPMHVVSFDFQSDVTSCGRHIRFLNVIDEYTRTALAVIPRRSFKATDVVAVLENIIAETGTAPTYLRCDNGPEFTAAALLDWCDTAGVDTAFIDPGSPWQNGFIESFNAQFRREQLSGEIMDTMAEAKYLAEEWKTIYNHERPHGSLDGMTPKRYWETWTQENQLAIA from the exons ATGGCACGCAGACACGCCCCGGAGCAGGTCATCGCTAAGGTCCGGCAGGGCCAAAAGATGCTCAACGATGGCCGTCCGATGGTCGAGGTCGTCAAGGAGCTCCAGGTCACCGAGGCGACTTGGTACCGCTGGCTGAACCAGTACGGGTCTGAGAAGAACGCCGAAGCGTCCAAGCGGACCAAGGAGCTGGAGAAGGAGAACGCCCGGCTCAAGCGGTTGCTGGCGGAGAAGGAACTGGCGATCGACATCCTGAACGAGGTGGCGAAGGGAAAAT TTCTGAGCCCCGAACCACGTCGCCGTGCCGTGCGCATGGCGGTGGAGAAGTTCGGGGCATCCGAACGCTTCGCCTGCAAGGTCTTGGGGCAGAACCGGTCCGCGTTCCGCAAAAAGAAACCCGACATGGGCTTCGAAGAGGCGCAGCTCCGCTCGGAGCTGCGTGCCATCGCAATGAAGCACCCGGCGTGGGGCTGGCGGAAGGCCCGCTGGCACCTGCTGGCCCAGCCGGCGTGGGACGGGGTAGCGCTGAACAGGAAGCGCATCCGCAGGCTCTGGCGCGACGAAGGCCTGACCTGCAAACCCAGAGCCCGGAAGAAGCGCCGCACCGGGCCCGGCGCCGGGGAACAGAAACGCCTCACAGCCCAGTATCCGATGCACGTGGTCAGCTTCGACTTCCAATCCGACGTGACCTCCTGCGGCCGGCACATCCGGTTCCTCAACGTCATCGATGAATACACCCGCACGGCGCTGGCCGTCATCCCGCGAAGGTCGTTCAAAGCCACTGACGTGGTCGCGGTGCTGGAGAACATCATCGCCGAAACCGGCACCGCACCGACATACCTCAGGTGTGACAACGGCCCCGAATTCACCGCCGCCGCACTGCTCGACTGGTGCGATACCGCCGGAGTCGACACCGCCTTCATCGACCCGGGCTCACCTTGGCAGAACGGCTTCATCGAATCCTTCAACGCCCAATTCAGAAGGGAACAACTCTCCGGAGAGATCATGGACACCATGGCCGAAGCGAAGTATTTGGCCGAGGAATGGAAGACTATCTACAATCATGAACGGCCCCACGGATCCCTGGACGGCATGACGCCGAAACGCTACTGGGAAACCTGGACGCAAGAAAACCAATTAGCTATCGCATAG